One segment of Marvinbryantia formatexigens DSM 14469 DNA contains the following:
- a CDS encoding recombinase family protein yields MAGIRTENKIYEVGIYCRLSKDDGTDNESASIATQKSILTDYVKKQGWHLAKTYVDDGYSGTNFQRPSFQNMIKDIENGQINCVITKDLSRLGRNYLDCGLYLEVFFPEHNVRYIAINDGVDTLNKSAMDITPFRNILNEMYSADVSVKIKSAYRARFQQGKFMGTYAPYGYVKDPADHNHLLIDDKVAHVVREIFDLALAGNGLGKIRKHINSQHVLRPAAYAAEQGATGYERYFEDNEENRYIWSENSLRNILRSPIYAGNLAGYKRIAANMKSKKRPSKLPEEWEVIPNTHEGIVTQEEFDTVQQLMTSRRREKNKGDFENIFAGVIKCADCGYALRAMSANRRKRPDIIDCVQYTCNNYGRYGNVMCTAHAIEARDLFNAVLDDINRFADMAVNDERAVRAIEKRLTETDQSKAKTMEKERKKLNKRLAELDRLFSSLYEDKVMERITERNFEMMSGKYQKEQLEIEARLKEVTETLNESYEKSQGIRDFLSLIRNYQGLKELDATVVNALIDKILVSEREKSADGTVKQEIKIYYKFIGFVGELHITPTKRWTALPAKHCMVCGVEYVPGSAISKYCPICAKKVQREKSNESRRRSRTRDRQVCIELSAKNDRLTVIGEKDAYLSGGERQRVAIARVFLRNTPIVVLDEATAYADAGNEAKIQAAFARLAKDKTVLIIAHRLKTVEKADKILVMKNGALQGQGSHAALLKSCPMYRDMVDANERRSRWTIKDREAAL; encoded by the coding sequence ATGGCAGGGATAAGAACGGAAAATAAGATTTATGAAGTCGGCATTTACTGTCGGTTATCAAAAGACGATGGCACGGATAACGAGAGTGCAAGCATTGCCACGCAGAAATCCATCCTCACGGATTATGTAAAAAAGCAGGGCTGGCACTTGGCAAAAACGTATGTGGACGACGGGTATTCTGGTACGAATTTCCAAAGACCGAGTTTCCAGAACATGATTAAGGACATTGAAAACGGACAGATAAACTGCGTGATTACGAAAGATTTATCCCGTCTGGGGAGGAATTACCTTGATTGCGGGCTGTATCTGGAAGTCTTTTTCCCAGAGCATAACGTGAGGTATATAGCGATCAATGACGGCGTGGACACGCTCAATAAATCAGCGATGGACATTACCCCATTCCGCAATATCCTAAACGAAATGTATTCCGCCGATGTGTCAGTCAAGATAAAATCGGCGTACCGTGCGAGGTTTCAACAAGGGAAATTCATGGGGACGTATGCGCCCTATGGGTATGTCAAAGACCCTGCCGACCACAATCATCTGCTGATTGATGATAAGGTGGCGCACGTTGTAAGGGAGATATTCGACCTTGCATTGGCGGGAAACGGACTTGGAAAAATTCGCAAGCACATCAATAGTCAGCACGTTTTACGCCCTGCCGCTTATGCGGCGGAGCAGGGGGCGACAGGCTATGAGAGATACTTTGAGGACAATGAAGAAAACCGTTATATCTGGAGTGAGAACAGCTTGAGGAATATTTTAAGAAGCCCTATCTATGCGGGGAACCTTGCAGGCTACAAACGGATTGCCGCCAATATGAAAAGCAAGAAACGTCCCTCTAAGCTGCCCGAAGAATGGGAAGTGATACCCAACACCCATGAGGGCATAGTCACGCAGGAGGAATTTGACACTGTCCAACAGCTTATGACGAGCCGCAGACGGGAAAAGAATAAGGGCGACTTTGAGAATATTTTTGCAGGCGTTATCAAGTGTGCGGACTGCGGCTACGCTCTGCGGGCTATGAGTGCCAACAGGAGGAAACGCCCCGACATCATCGACTGCGTACAATATACCTGTAATAATTATGGCAGGTATGGTAACGTCATGTGTACCGCACACGCCATTGAAGCAAGGGATTTATTTAACGCTGTCCTTGACGACATCAACCGTTTTGCGGATATGGCGGTGAATGACGAGCGGGCGGTGAGGGCGATTGAGAAGCGGCTCACGGAAACAGACCAGAGCAAAGCAAAAACAATGGAGAAAGAACGGAAGAAGCTGAACAAACGCCTTGCGGAGCTTGACAGGCTGTTTTCCTCTCTCTATGAGGATAAAGTCATGGAACGTATCACCGAGCGGAATTTTGAGATGATGTCGGGGAAATACCAGAAAGAACAGCTTGAAATCGAAGCAAGACTGAAAGAAGTAACGGAAACGCTCAATGAAAGCTATGAGAAATCGCAGGGAATCCGTGACTTCCTCTCCCTTATCCGCAACTATCAAGGCTTAAAGGAACTGGACGCAACAGTGGTAAATGCACTGATAGACAAGATACTTGTTTCGGAGCGTGAGAAGTCAGCGGACGGAACAGTAAAGCAGGAAATCAAGATTTACTATAAATTCATCGGCTTTGTCGGTGAATTACATATCACACCCACAAAGCGGTGGACAGCATTGCCCGCCAAACACTGTATGGTGTGCGGTGTTGAATATGTCCCTGGCTCTGCTATCTCAAAATATTGTCCGATATGTGCGAAAAAGGTGCAGAGGGAGAAGTCAAACGAGAGCAGACGCAGGAGCAGGACAAGGGACAGACAAGTATGTATTGAACTGTCCGCAAAAAATGACCGACTGACGGTAATCGGAGAGAAGGACGCATATCTCTCCGGCGGAGAGCGGCAGCGGGTGGCAATCGCCAGAGTGTTTCTGCGCAATACGCCGATTGTGGTGCTGGATGAGGCGACTGCCTATGCGGATGCCGGCAACGAGGCGAAAATCCAGGCGGCTTTTGCCAGGCTGGCGAAGGATAAGACGGTGCTCATCATTGCCCACCGGCTGAAAACGGTGGAGAAAGCGGATAAGATTCTGGTCATGAAAAACGGCGCTTTGCAGGGGCAGGGCAGCCATGCGGCTCTGCTTAAGAGCTGCCCCATGTACCGGGATATGGTGGACGCCAATGAAAGAAGAAGCCGGTGGACGATTAAAGATAGGGAGGCTGCGTTATGA
- a CDS encoding ABC transporter ATP-binding protein codes for MSAFREWFETMTLGQTKKYMELLAWSLFDSFVVSIPYAVMIMAMYVLLIPVLSPETKLPLNRMGILTGILLAQFIGYLFIRRKSYLDFCTGFAGTTRTSRIQMGEHLRSLSMGFFASRDAGDLSTVLLRDYTEIENFAQQLLPQVATILIRFLLAVVVLSAFDVRMTAAVFLVIPLALPFAFLSLKRMEKESRRLQTSQQEVAAGILEYVGGIQTLKAFHMAGERFETLKASVAGWQHASIRLETGAAAPVSMVGRCLLNCGIGVVMLTGGFLLTKGELSPFYYMAFMLLSLTIYDPVLMLFTFIADFSRTARSGGRIRSLFEEKPLPEAKEGAAPEKYDIVFKDVSFAYGREEVLHRINLTFPERSVTALVGPSGSGKSTITRLIARFWDVTEGEIRMGGIPIRNIPSQTLLGNISVVFQDVYLFHDTIEENIRMGREDATHEEIVAAAKKAACHDFIMALHRGYQTMVGEGGSTLSGGEKQRISIARALLKDAPVVLLDEATSSLDPENEVLIQQAISALVEEKTVIVIAHRLQSISNADKIVVLEEGAVSACGTHEELLREPGIYSQLWQEQQNAGSWQIKA; via the coding sequence ATGAGTGCTTTCAGAGAGTGGTTTGAGACCATGACGCTGGGACAGACGAAAAAATACATGGAGCTGCTGGCGTGGAGCCTGTTCGACAGCTTTGTGGTGTCGATTCCGTATGCCGTCATGATAATGGCGATGTATGTGCTTCTGATTCCGGTATTGTCTCCGGAAACAAAGCTTCCCCTGAACCGGATGGGGATTTTAACCGGGATACTGCTGGCGCAGTTTATCGGCTATCTGTTTATCCGCAGAAAATCTTATCTTGATTTCTGCACCGGCTTTGCCGGAACGACCCGGACGTCCCGCATCCAGATGGGAGAGCATCTGAGAAGTCTCAGTATGGGCTTTTTTGCCAGCCGCGATGCCGGAGATTTGTCTACGGTGCTTTTGCGGGATTATACGGAGATTGAAAATTTTGCCCAGCAGCTTCTGCCGCAGGTGGCGACGATTCTGATACGATTCCTGCTGGCTGTTGTGGTGCTGTCCGCTTTTGATGTGCGGATGACGGCGGCTGTGTTTCTGGTTATTCCGCTGGCGCTGCCCTTTGCCTTTCTGTCCCTGAAGCGGATGGAAAAAGAGAGCAGACGGCTGCAGACTTCCCAGCAGGAGGTGGCGGCGGGAATTCTGGAATATGTGGGCGGCATACAGACCCTGAAGGCTTTTCACATGGCGGGAGAGCGGTTTGAAACGCTGAAGGCATCTGTGGCTGGATGGCAGCATGCCTCCATCCGGCTGGAAACGGGGGCGGCGGCACCGGTCAGTATGGTGGGACGCTGTCTGCTGAACTGCGGAATCGGCGTTGTCATGCTGACAGGCGGCTTCCTGCTGACAAAAGGAGAGCTGTCACCCTTTTACTACATGGCGTTTATGCTGCTTTCCCTGACGATTTATGACCCGGTGCTGATGCTTTTTACCTTTATCGCGGATTTTTCGCGGACGGCAAGGAGCGGCGGCCGCATCCGGAGCCTGTTTGAGGAAAAACCGCTGCCGGAGGCAAAGGAAGGGGCGGCTCCGGAAAAATACGATATTGTATTTAAGGATGTAAGCTTTGCATACGGCAGGGAGGAGGTGCTTCACCGCATCAATCTGACCTTTCCGGAAAGAAGCGTCACCGCGCTGGTGGGACCGTCCGGCTCCGGAAAATCGACCATTACGCGGCTGATTGCCAGATTCTGGGATGTGACAGAGGGGGAAATCCGGATGGGCGGCATTCCAATCCGGAACATTCCTTCGCAGACGCTGCTTGGGAATATCAGCGTGGTGTTCCAGGACGTCTATCTGTTTCATGACACCATTGAGGAAAATATCCGCATGGGCAGGGAGGACGCCACCCATGAGGAGATTGTGGCGGCGGCAAAAAAGGCAGCCTGCCACGATTTTATCATGGCGCTGCACAGGGGGTACCAGACGATGGTGGGAGAGGGCGGCTCCACATTGTCCGGCGGGGAAAAGCAGCGGATATCCATTGCCAGGGCGCTTCTGAAGGACGCACCGGTGGTTCTTCTGGATGAAGCCACCTCGTCGCTGGACCCGGAAAATGAGGTTCTTATCCAGCAGGCAATCTCGGCGCTGGTGGAAGAAAAAACGGTGATAGTAATTGCCCACCGCCTGCAGTCCATAAGCAACGCGGATAAGATCGTGGTGCTGGAGGAGGGAGCGGTGAGCGCGTGCGGAACCCATGAGGAGCTTCTGCGGGAGCCGGGAATTTACAGCCAGCTCTGGCAGGAGCAGCAGAATGCGGGAAGCTGGCAGATTAAAGCATGA
- a CDS encoding MptD family putative ECF transporter S component — MKQFTGQKMQGRDYITCGIFSLLCMVAMILAAVMNLSGYTAIFYPAVAAFFIGILYVIITAKVPKSGAVLIFSIVPCIYFFTSGLLEGLIGAAGVLLFAGLAELILREDRRSLRRVTVSGVVYTLYMSTLGLAENFIATDIYCDNALEHGINATVVEQMRHMYGIKPLWLVVIAVTALLTFAGIQTGKRLIKKHLKKAGML, encoded by the coding sequence ATGAAACAATTTACCGGACAGAAAATGCAGGGGAGGGATTATATTACCTGCGGAATTTTTAGTTTACTGTGCATGGTGGCAATGATACTGGCGGCTGTTATGAACCTGTCGGGCTATACCGCCATCTTTTATCCGGCGGTGGCGGCGTTTTTTATCGGAATTTTATACGTTATCATAACCGCAAAGGTGCCAAAAAGCGGCGCCGTACTGATTTTTTCTATTGTGCCCTGCATTTATTTCTTCACCAGCGGTCTGCTGGAGGGGCTTATCGGGGCGGCAGGAGTGCTGCTGTTTGCGGGACTGGCGGAGCTGATATTACGAGAAGACCGCCGCAGCCTGCGGCGTGTGACAGTCTCCGGCGTGGTGTATACGCTGTATATGTCCACGTTGGGGCTGGCGGAGAACTTTATTGCAACGGATATCTACTGTGATAACGCGCTGGAGCATGGAATCAACGCGACGGTGGTAGAGCAGATGCGGCATATGTACGGCATAAAGCCGCTCTGGCTGGTCGTTATCGCCGTTACGGCGCTGCTGACCTTTGCCGGAATTCAGACCGGAAAGAGGCTGATAAAGAAGCATTTAAAGAAAGCGGGTATGCTGTAA
- a CDS encoding energy-coupling factor transporter transmembrane component T family protein: MKLDIRTYLILTVLSATCASMNTDIRVETGLFAALGVLQLLSGKGVFMPGLAAAYGAMVLTQYLLLPRMPEALAMILSMPVVNIRSFFPVVMCLVLTYKNTRVSQMIATFTKMGMPKGVTVTVAVAVRYIPALKEEWRHICDAMRLRRVTAGIRNPFRRLSCLLECYLAPMFVSCLKTADELSAAAVTRGIDNPATPTCRNYRAMGAADYLTISFAALATAFCIWNRYGG, translated from the coding sequence ATGAAGCTGGATATCAGAACCTATCTGATTTTAACGGTATTATCCGCCACCTGCGCAAGCATGAATACCGATATCCGGGTGGAGACGGGACTGTTTGCTGCGCTGGGGGTGTTGCAGCTTTTATCGGGAAAAGGCGTTTTTATGCCAGGGCTTGCGGCGGCATACGGGGCGATGGTTCTGACGCAGTACCTGCTGCTTCCGCGTATGCCGGAAGCGCTGGCGATGATACTGTCGATGCCGGTGGTGAATATCCGCAGCTTTTTTCCGGTCGTCATGTGCCTGGTGCTCACGTATAAAAATACCAGGGTCAGCCAGATGATCGCCACCTTTACGAAAATGGGGATGCCGAAAGGAGTGACGGTCACGGTGGCGGTTGCCGTCCGCTATATTCCGGCTCTGAAAGAGGAATGGCGGCATATCTGCGACGCTATGCGGCTTAGAAGGGTAACGGCGGGTATCCGGAATCCGTTTCGCAGGCTATCCTGTCTGCTGGAGTGCTATCTGGCGCCGATGTTTGTTTCCTGTCTGAAAACAGCGGACGAACTTTCGGCGGCGGCTGTCACAAGGGGCATTGATAATCCGGCGACGCCCACCTGCCGGAATTACCGGGCGATGGGAGCGGCTGATTATCTGACAATCTCTTTCGCGGCGCTGGCAACTGCCTTTTGTATCTGGAACCGTTATGGAGGATGA
- a CDS encoding ATP-binding cassette domain-containing protein, with the protein MITFKEVSFQYEKDEGQREESGIRDMAEMPLYERAGYVASVFQNPKSQFFNTDAESEIVYGLENRGLLVEEIDRRLERTVKELHLEQLCTKSMFALYGGEKQRIAFASAFITDAPVVVLDEPSANLDAEAVRNIRGILEKIKRQGKTILIAEHRVAYLKGLADTVCFMEEGRIRRKYTAEEFYAFSDEKRRAMGLRCLMEEGGFPDSLLKRDVPKRETVLEIKDLTLAYKKQIVQEHLLFRASAGEIVGITGRNGSGKTTFLRAVSGLAAVKCGSILINGKKTGRRKRRKLCAMVMQDVNYQLFSDCVENECLLGNPGAAREKVKDILSEMGLSDCLMRHPQSLSGGQKQRLVMAAACVAQKQLLLLDEPTSGLDYRSMQAAGRALKRLAQKGMLILVVTHDREFAETVCDRLFFLEKRREPADC; encoded by the coding sequence GTGATTACATTTAAAGAGGTAAGCTTTCAATATGAAAAGGACGAGGGGCAGAGGGAGGAGAGCGGCATCCGGGATATGGCGGAAATGCCGCTTTATGAACGCGCCGGGTATGTGGCAAGCGTATTCCAGAACCCGAAGTCCCAGTTTTTTAACACTGATGCAGAAAGCGAGATTGTCTATGGGCTGGAAAACCGTGGGCTTTTGGTGGAGGAAATCGACAGAAGGCTGGAGCGGACGGTGAAGGAGCTTCATCTGGAGCAGCTTTGCACAAAAAGCATGTTTGCGCTCTACGGCGGGGAAAAGCAGCGGATTGCCTTTGCCAGCGCGTTTATTACCGATGCGCCGGTGGTTGTGCTCGACGAGCCATCGGCGAATCTTGACGCAGAGGCGGTGAGGAATATACGCGGCATCCTTGAGAAAATAAAGCGGCAGGGAAAAACCATTCTGATTGCGGAGCACAGGGTCGCGTACCTGAAAGGACTTGCGGACACGGTGTGCTTTATGGAGGAGGGGCGAATTCGCAGGAAATATACGGCGGAAGAGTTTTATGCGTTTAGCGATGAAAAACGGAGGGCAATGGGGCTGCGCTGCCTGATGGAGGAGGGCGGCTTTCCGGATAGTCTCCTGAAGAGGGATGTTCCAAAAAGAGAGACGGTGCTGGAGATAAAGGACCTGACTTTAGCTTACAAAAAGCAGATTGTGCAGGAGCATCTTTTGTTCCGGGCTTCTGCGGGGGAGATTGTCGGGATAACAGGAAGAAACGGAAGCGGAAAAACGACCTTTCTGCGGGCAGTCAGCGGTCTTGCGGCTGTGAAGTGTGGAAGCATTCTGATAAACGGGAAGAAAACGGGACGGCGAAAGAGAAGAAAGCTGTGCGCAATGGTGATGCAGGATGTGAATTACCAGTTATTTTCTGACTGCGTGGAAAACGAATGCTTACTGGGAAATCCGGGGGCTGCGCGGGAGAAGGTGAAGGACATTCTGAGTGAAATGGGGCTTTCGGACTGTCTGATGAGGCACCCGCAGAGCCTGTCGGGCGGGCAGAAGCAACGTCTTGTGATGGCGGCTGCCTGTGTTGCCCAAAAACAGCTTTTGCTGCTGGATGAGCCGACCAGCGGTCTCGATTACCGGAGTATGCAGGCGGCGGGAAGGGCCTTGAAGCGGCTGGCACAGAAGGGGATGCTGATTCTGGTGGTGACTCATGACAGGGAATTTGCAGAGACAGTCTGCGACCGCCTGTTTTTCCTGGAGAAGCGCCGGGAGCCTGCGGATTGTTAA
- the pckA gene encoding phosphoenolpyruvate carboxykinase (ATP) produces MAEINLSKYGITGTTEIVHNPSYEMLFEEETRPDLEGYEKGQVSELGAVNVMTGIYTGRSPKDKFIVMDENSKDTVWWTSDEYKNDNHPASEETWKAVKEIAQNELSNKRLFVVDAFCGANHDTRMAIRFIMEVAWQAHFVENMFIMPSAEELENFEPDFVVYNASKAKVENYKELGLNSETAVVFNITSREQVIINTWYGGEMKKGMFSMMNYYLPLKGIASMHCSANTDMNGENTAIFFGLSGTGKTTLSTDPKRLLIGDDEHGWDDNGVFNFEGGCYAKVINLDKESEPDIYNAIKRNALLENVTLDADGKIDFADKSVTENTRVSYPIDHIKNIVRPVSAAPAAKNVIFLSADAFGVLPPVSILTPEQTQYYFLSGFTAKLAGTERGITEPTPTFSACFGQAFLELHPTKYGEELVKKMEANGAKAYLVNTGWNGTGKRITIKDTRGIIDAILNGDIQKAPTKKIPYFNFEVPTELPGVDTGILDPRDTYADASEWETKAKDLAQRFIKNFAKYEGNEHGKALVSAGPQL; encoded by the coding sequence ATGGCAGAGATTAATTTAAGTAAGTATGGCATTACTGGAACAACTGAAATCGTGCACAATCCTTCTTACGAGATGTTATTCGAAGAAGAGACCAGACCGGACCTGGAAGGCTATGAAAAAGGACAGGTAAGCGAGCTGGGCGCTGTTAATGTAATGACCGGTATCTATACAGGACGCTCTCCGAAAGACAAATTCATTGTTATGGACGAGAACTCCAAAGATACAGTATGGTGGACCTCCGACGAATACAAGAACGACAACCATCCGGCTTCCGAGGAAACCTGGAAGGCTGTAAAAGAGATTGCTCAGAACGAGCTGTCCAATAAGAGACTTTTTGTAGTAGACGCATTCTGCGGTGCAAACCATGATACCCGCATGGCTATCCGTTTCATTATGGAAGTTGCATGGCAGGCTCATTTCGTAGAGAACATGTTCATCATGCCGTCCGCAGAGGAGCTTGAGAACTTTGAGCCGGATTTCGTTGTTTACAACGCTTCCAAGGCAAAAGTAGAGAATTACAAGGAGCTGGGTCTGAATTCTGAGACCGCAGTTGTATTCAATATCACAAGCCGCGAGCAGGTTATCATCAACACCTGGTACGGCGGAGAAATGAAGAAGGGTATGTTCTCCATGATGAACTACTATCTGCCGCTGAAGGGCATCGCTTCCATGCACTGCTCCGCAAACACAGATATGAACGGCGAGAACACCGCAATCTTCTTTGGTCTGTCCGGAACCGGTAAGACCACACTGTCCACAGACCCGAAGCGTCTTCTGATCGGTGATGACGAGCACGGCTGGGATGACAACGGTGTATTCAACTTCGAGGGCGGCTGCTATGCAAAGGTTATCAACCTGGACAAGGAGTCCGAGCCGGATATCTACAATGCAATCAAGCGCAACGCTCTTCTTGAGAACGTTACTCTGGATGCAGACGGAAAGATTGATTTCGCTGATAAGAGCGTAACCGAGAATACCCGTGTATCTTACCCGATTGACCACATTAAGAATATTGTACGTCCGGTTTCCGCAGCACCGGCAGCTAAGAATGTAATCTTCCTGTCCGCAGATGCTTTTGGCGTACTTCCGCCGGTATCTATCCTTACACCGGAACAGACACAGTACTACTTCCTGTCCGGATTCACAGCAAAGCTGGCTGGTACGGAGCGCGGCATCACAGAGCCGACACCGACCTTCTCCGCATGCTTTGGACAGGCATTCCTGGAGCTTCATCCGACCAAATACGGCGAAGAGCTGGTTAAGAAGATGGAAGCAAACGGCGCAAAGGCATACCTGGTAAATACAGGATGGAACGGAACCGGCAAGCGTATCACCATCAAGGATACCCGCGGCATCATCGACGCTATCCTGAACGGCGATATCCAGAAGGCTCCGACCAAGAAGATTCCGTACTTCAACTTCGAAGTTCCGACAGAGCTTCCGGGCGTTGACACCGGTATCCTCGACCCGCGCGATACTTATGCAGATGCTTCCGAGTGGGAGACAAAGGCAAAAGACCTGGCACAGAGATTCATCAAGAACTTCGCAAAATACGAAGGCAACGAGCATGGTAAAGCTCTGGTATCCGCTGGTCCGCAGCTTTAA
- a CDS encoding DUF1349 domain-containing protein, translating into MITFDKNNLQWTREPQSFRIEEERIAITTKPHTDLWQRTYYHFRNDNAPVLQMETDEKFFSFIVKTDFTESHHRFDQCGIVMYLDGENWLKGSVEYENEHFQHLGSVVTNAGYSDWATTEIPADVKIMWYRFSRREDDYCIECSPDGEHFHQMRVCHMHKGGGKIRFGIYACSPEESSFTAVFSDMKLTECAWKAHDGQAPDEM; encoded by the coding sequence ATGATTACTTTTGACAAAAACAATCTGCAGTGGACGAGAGAGCCGCAATCCTTTCGGATAGAGGAGGAGAGGATTGCAATAACGACAAAACCGCACACGGATCTGTGGCAGAGAACGTATTATCATTTCCGGAATGACAACGCGCCGGTGCTGCAGATGGAAACAGATGAGAAATTCTTTTCTTTTATTGTAAAAACGGATTTTACAGAAAGTCATCACCGCTTTGACCAGTGTGGGATCGTGATGTATCTGGACGGAGAAAACTGGCTGAAGGGGTCGGTAGAATATGAAAATGAGCACTTCCAGCACCTGGGCTCTGTTGTGACAAATGCGGGTTACTCGGACTGGGCAACCACGGAGATTCCCGCTGATGTGAAAATTATGTGGTACCGCTTCAGCCGCAGGGAGGACGATTACTGCATCGAATGTTCCCCGGATGGAGAGCATTTTCACCAGATGCGTGTGTGTCATATGCACAAAGGCGGCGGGAAAATCCGCTTTGGCATTTATGCCTGCAGTCCGGAGGAATCCTCCTTTACAGCGGTGTTCTCCGACATGAAGCTGACAGAATGCGCCTGGAAGGCGCACGACGGACAGGCACCGGATGAAATGTAA
- a CDS encoding metallophosphoesterase, producing MESRFGKMISGKAFRRIFVIAAALLDFYSMFRLGYAVWQIWDVRLYIPLFVFAACMLVLAAAVQRKHSHSRRYRQGVWLSGIYICLLVYFLLYLAVADVVSAVWNLLAHTSGVNGILVAAAAAASALTVIYGVLHAGKLKTVRYSFSVGRGKDDYRIVHLSDLHFGVIIGPAHMERVVNAVNELKPDMVVITGDIFNSAYLEECVDCDKIAEQFRRLQTKDGVFAILGNHDPDRKNPALNEFIKKAGIRLIDNEVAAFSRFYLVGRTGIIDKGKERMTLESLLQNINREKPVIVLDHDPQEIREAAECKADLVLCGHTHRGQFFPFTLFTKWANGKEYFYGYRIYGNGRTRGVISAGTGYFQLPVRVGTDSEIVCLDMKI from the coding sequence ATGGAAAGCAGATTTGGAAAAATGATATCCGGAAAAGCATTCCGGAGGATATTCGTGATTGCCGCGGCACTGCTGGATTTTTACAGTATGTTCCGTCTGGGGTATGCTGTGTGGCAGATATGGGATGTCCGGCTGTACATCCCGCTGTTTGTTTTTGCAGCCTGTATGCTGGTTCTTGCTGCAGCGGTGCAGCGAAAGCACAGTCATTCGCGGCGGTACCGGCAGGGAGTGTGGCTATCCGGTATTTATATTTGCCTGCTGGTTTATTTCCTGCTTTATCTGGCAGTAGCGGACGTAGTTTCTGCCGTATGGAATCTGCTGGCGCATACGTCCGGGGTAAACGGGATACTTGTAGCTGCCGCTGCCGCCGCATCTGCCCTGACGGTGATATATGGCGTGCTTCATGCCGGAAAGTTAAAGACGGTAAGGTATTCTTTTTCTGTTGGCAGAGGAAAAGATGATTACAGAATTGTCCACTTAAGTGATTTGCATTTTGGCGTGATTATTGGCCCGGCACATATGGAGCGGGTTGTGAATGCGGTAAATGAGCTGAAGCCTGATATGGTGGTGATTACAGGCGATATTTTTAACAGTGCCTATTTGGAGGAATGTGTTGACTGTGATAAGATTGCGGAGCAATTTCGCAGACTGCAGACGAAAGATGGAGTATTTGCCATCCTGGGGAATCACGACCCGGACAGAAAGAATCCGGCGCTGAATGAATTTATAAAAAAGGCGGGCATCCGGCTCATTGATAATGAGGTGGCTGCTTTCTCCCGGTTCTATCTGGTCGGAAGAACCGGTATCATTGACAAAGGAAAAGAGCGGATGACGCTTGAAAGCCTGCTTCAGAATATAAACAGGGAGAAGCCTGTCATTGTTCTGGATCATGACCCGCAGGAAATCCGGGAGGCGGCTGAATGCAAGGCGGACCTTGTCTTGTGCGGTCATACACACAGGGGACAGTTTTTCCCGTTTACATTATTTACAAAATGGGCAAACGGGAAAGAGTATTTTTACGGATACCGTATTTATGGGAACGGGAGAACGCGGGGCGTGATATCAGCCGGCACCGGTTATTTTCAGCTTCCGGTGCGGGTCGGGACAGACAGTGAAATCGTCTGTCTGGATATGAAAATATGA
- a CDS encoding MarR family winged helix-turn-helix transcriptional regulator: protein MDVKEGNELKEFNMLYKEVDELYHRIALEIGLSDSAFFILYSIVEFGDGCLQKDIADHYFISRKTINSSIKNLESNGLIELKKGKRRDMHIYLTQAGQKFVEEKMMPVFELENGVFEEFTGEECRQLIQLTKKYVMLCREKIKETYHLSSEDL, encoded by the coding sequence TTGGATGTAAAAGAAGGAAACGAACTGAAAGAATTTAATATGCTTTATAAGGAGGTAGACGAACTATATCACAGAATTGCACTGGAAATAGGACTGTCTGACAGCGCCTTTTTTATCTTATATTCGATAGTTGAATTTGGAGATGGATGTCTGCAAAAAGATATTGCGGACCACTATTTTATCAGCCGGAAAACAATCAATTCTTCCATTAAGAATTTGGAATCGAATGGCTTGATTGAGTTAAAAAAGGGAAAACGGCGGGATATGCACATATATCTCACGCAGGCAGGGCAAAAATTTGTGGAAGAAAAAATGATGCCGGTATTTGAACTGGAAAACGGTGTGTTTGAAGAATTTACCGGGGAAGAATGCCGGCAGCTTATACAACTGACAAAGAAATACGTCATGTTGTGCCGTGAAAAGATAAAAGAAACATATCATTTGTCATCGGAGGACTTATAG